One stretch of Microvirga lotononidis DNA includes these proteins:
- a CDS encoding amino acid ABC transporter ATP-binding protein, translating to MGQIEHQPPGGRHDICVEFNNVDKWFGAVQVLHGINLTVGKGEKVVVCGPSGSGKSTMIRCINHLERHQKGRITVNGIELTENKRSIDRVRQDVGMVFQNFNLYPHLTVLENCTLAPRWVKGVSRKDAEALALRYLERVRIPDKAHFYPSQLSGGQQQRAAIARSLCMNPKIMLFDEPTSALDPELVREVLDTMAQLANDGMTMVCVTHEMGFARQVADRVIFMDAGRIVETAPPDEFFSHPRESRTRAFLSQILH from the coding sequence ATGGGACAAATCGAACATCAGCCGCCCGGCGGGAGGCACGACATCTGCGTCGAGTTCAACAATGTCGACAAGTGGTTCGGCGCCGTACAGGTCCTGCATGGGATCAATCTGACGGTCGGAAAAGGCGAAAAGGTCGTGGTCTGCGGCCCATCCGGATCGGGAAAATCCACGATGATCCGCTGCATCAATCATCTCGAGAGGCATCAGAAGGGACGCATCACCGTCAATGGGATCGAACTGACGGAGAACAAGCGCAGCATCGATCGCGTCCGGCAGGATGTCGGCATGGTGTTTCAGAACTTCAACCTCTATCCACACCTCACCGTTCTGGAAAACTGCACACTCGCGCCCCGATGGGTGAAGGGCGTGTCGCGGAAGGACGCCGAAGCCTTGGCGCTTCGCTACCTCGAACGCGTGCGCATTCCGGACAAGGCGCACTTCTATCCGAGCCAGCTGTCCGGCGGGCAGCAGCAGAGGGCGGCCATTGCACGCTCCCTTTGCATGAACCCGAAGATCATGCTGTTCGACGAGCCGACCTCGGCGCTCGACCCGGAGCTTGTACGCGAGGTCCTGGACACCATGGCCCAACTCGCCAACGACGGCATGACGATGGTGTGCGTCACCCACGAAATGGGCTTCGCCCGGCAGGTGGCCGACCGGGTGATCTTCATGGATGCGGGCCGGATCGTCGAAACCGCCCCTCCCGACGAATTCTTCAGCCATCCTCGGGAAAGCCGCACCCGCGCCTTCCTGAGCCAGATCCTGCATTAG
- a CDS encoding transporter substrate-binding domain-containing protein yields the protein MNRQISMLRQAIASLALIATCASHATMAMAQDLPSLPKAIKDAGVIRIGVKCDSPPFGSSGPDGKPVGVEVEMAKKIGTYAFGSPDKAELSCVATDARIPSLTGGKIDLIIATLGKTPPREQVIDYSDIYYWGGSNVIVPKESPVQKLAELEGKSILIVKGGNQLKWLRDRIPGIQFVQLNTNADNIQALLQGRADGYVGDAVTIATLISNYPNLRVLKEEVDLGFNGVGIRKNEPELKAFVNATLRKLKEEKFYSQVVPNYVSDPIVAKEMIKSFETDPPAAN from the coding sequence ATGAACCGACAAATCAGCATGCTTCGCCAAGCCATCGCATCGTTGGCCCTCATCGCCACATGCGCATCGCACGCGACGATGGCCATGGCGCAGGATCTTCCATCCCTCCCGAAGGCGATCAAGGACGCGGGCGTCATCCGGATCGGCGTCAAATGCGATTCTCCACCCTTCGGCTCCTCCGGCCCTGACGGCAAGCCGGTGGGCGTGGAGGTTGAAATGGCGAAGAAAATCGGCACCTACGCCTTCGGATCCCCCGACAAGGCCGAGCTGAGCTGCGTTGCCACCGACGCGCGCATCCCATCCCTGACCGGCGGCAAGATCGACCTGATCATCGCGACCCTCGGCAAGACCCCGCCCCGTGAGCAGGTGATCGATTACTCCGACATCTATTACTGGGGCGGCAGCAACGTCATCGTGCCGAAGGAAAGCCCCGTTCAGAAGCTGGCCGAGCTCGAGGGCAAGTCGATCCTGATCGTCAAGGGCGGCAATCAGCTCAAATGGTTGCGCGATCGCATTCCCGGCATCCAATTCGTGCAGCTCAACACCAATGCGGACAATATCCAGGCACTGCTGCAGGGACGAGCCGACGGCTATGTGGGTGATGCGGTCACGATCGCGACGCTGATCAGCAACTATCCCAATCTCCGCGTCCTGAAGGAGGAGGTCGATCTCGGGTTCAACGGCGTTGGCATCCGCAAGAACGAGCCGGAACTCAAGGCCTTCGTGAACGCCACCCTGAGAAAGCTGAAAGAGGAGAAGTTCTACTCGCAGGTGGTGCCCAACTACGTCTCCGACCCGATCGTCGCCAAGGAAATGATCAAGTCCTTTGAGACCGATCCGCCGGCTGCCAACTAA
- a CDS encoding amino acid ABC transporter permease, whose translation MDFTYIIDALPDLMKGLKMTLMVSGLGILLSCIIGAIGAALRMSGFKPAEYLVTSYVEFIRGTPYLVQIFFIFYGLPSLGLRLSVFWSGVAALTVWASAFQIENFRAGLAAIGHGVHDASASLGLKRWHHALLVVLPLAARAALPSSMNTIVATVKNSAYLQAIGLVELTFVAVDRIAYDFRAIEMFFSICVIYLLCVFTLSGLGHVLERRLNRPFAGR comes from the coding sequence ATGGATTTCACTTATATTATCGATGCGCTGCCGGACCTGATGAAAGGTCTCAAGATGACGCTCATGGTGAGCGGCCTCGGCATCTTGTTGTCCTGCATCATCGGCGCCATCGGGGCGGCGCTCCGCATGAGCGGCTTCAAGCCGGCCGAGTATCTCGTCACCAGCTATGTGGAGTTCATTCGCGGGACGCCCTATCTCGTGCAGATCTTCTTCATCTTCTATGGCCTGCCGAGTCTGGGCCTGCGCCTGTCGGTCTTCTGGTCGGGCGTCGCGGCGCTGACCGTATGGGCGAGCGCCTTTCAGATCGAGAATTTCCGGGCAGGGCTCGCGGCTATCGGCCATGGCGTCCATGACGCATCGGCGTCGCTCGGCCTTAAGCGCTGGCATCATGCCCTTCTGGTCGTTCTTCCGCTGGCGGCTCGGGCGGCACTGCCGTCCTCGATGAACACCATCGTGGCCACGGTCAAGAACTCGGCCTATCTCCAGGCCATCGGGCTCGTGGAGCTGACGTTCGTGGCCGTCGACCGCATCGCCTATGACTTTCGAGCCATCGAAATGTTCTTCTCCATCTGCGTGATCTATCTGCTCTGCGTCTTCACGCTCTCCGGCCTCGGGCACGTGCTGGAGCGGCGGCTCAACCGCCCGTTTGCCGGGAGATAG
- a CDS encoding amino acid ABC transporter permease, translated as MLLFEFRSFLLDGLLNTLLLSLVMIAGGTGFAIVFAAGLSLPSRWLSRPVFLIVECLRDIPLMVTVLLVYFVLPNIGISLDPFWSSALSVSVWGGANGAHIIRAGLASVPKGQWETVQAFGLGGWKGLLLVIVPQAMPVILPPYISLVTGLVQASSLGAVLGVNELLRSAQVLIEQTTISRGGSPAYLVYGAILVVYFVLCWTIALVGRRLEAHFTKPYSRDRHSIDRKDASSEVLVQTAPLDVRT; from the coding sequence ATGCTTCTTTTCGAATTCAGGTCGTTCCTGCTCGACGGACTCCTCAACACGCTGCTCCTGTCGCTGGTGATGATTGCGGGAGGAACCGGGTTCGCCATCGTCTTCGCGGCCGGCCTTTCTCTGCCGTCCCGCTGGCTCAGTCGCCCCGTCTTCCTCATCGTGGAATGTCTGCGGGACATACCCCTGATGGTGACGGTGCTGCTTGTCTATTTCGTCCTGCCCAACATCGGGATCTCGCTCGATCCGTTCTGGTCGAGCGCCCTCAGCGTCTCGGTATGGGGCGGCGCGAACGGCGCGCATATCATCCGGGCGGGCCTCGCGTCCGTGCCCAAGGGACAATGGGAGACGGTCCAGGCTTTTGGGCTCGGCGGCTGGAAGGGACTTCTCCTGGTGATCGTTCCTCAAGCCATGCCGGTCATCCTACCGCCCTATATCAGCCTCGTGACCGGGCTGGTGCAGGCAAGCTCGCTGGGTGCCGTTCTCGGGGTCAACGAGCTCCTGAGGTCGGCGCAGGTCCTCATCGAGCAGACGACCATTTCCCGCGGAGGGAGCCCGGCCTATCTGGTTTATGGTGCTATTCTGGTCGTCTACTTTGTGCTGTGCTGGACGATCGCGCTTGTCGGACGTCGGCTTGAAGCGCATTTCACGAAGCCATACAGCCGGGATCGACATAGCATCGATCGCAAGGACGCCTCCTCCGAAGTCTTAGTGCAAACGGCTCCGCTAGACGTGAGAACCTGA